TCACACCTCCAGAAGACCGCCTTTCGTCATTTTTGGCGATCCCCAAACCTGTTGAGGCTGTTCAGAACAGGGAAAACTGAAGTTGTCCTCTACTGAGGGCACTCATCACCTTCGGCGTGAATCTTCCCCTGACCCCCGCGGCCGAGGGTGGGGCGACTAAAGACCCCTTCAACTTCTCCCTCAACGTGACCGCAGTCCAAGACGCTGCACCACTCGTCGCGATGACTTCGGTCGTCAAACAGTGGGATGCGGTGGCAAAGACTTTCGGGAATTACGTCAAGTTCCCTACACGGACGTATACCGAGAATGGCGCGACGACCACACGGAGCCTGCCCGCGTATTACGACCTCAGCACCCTGGATGGCTCGACGACCGCCAAAGTCTTATGCGCTGGCGATGCGAACATGAGCGTGACGAACATCAGTACCGCGACCTTCCCAAATCGGTGGCGAGTCCAGCTCTTCGCTTTAGGGGATCACACCCTAAGGGTCTTCGCGGGAATGAGCTGTCCGACGGACGGGAGCCCACTCCTCAGCCAGGCGGTGACGGGGGTGGGGACCGTCGGAACCAGTATCGCCACGGGCATCAATCATAGTGTGGCCCTGAAGGCCGACGGGACAGTCTGGAGCTGGGGCAGGAACACCTTGGGACAACTGGGGGATGGCACGACCACGAACCGTACTACGCCAGTCACGGTGACAGGCCTCTCCAACGTGGTGAGCCTCGCTGGGGGTGCCAATCATAGTCTGGCGCTCCGGGCGGACGGAACCGTCCAAAGCTGGGGCGAGAACACCTTGGGACAACTCGGGGACGGGACGGACACCCAACGAAATACGCCCGTCGCTGTGAACGGCCTGTCTGACATCGTCAGCATCGCTGCGGGGAGTAATCATAATTTGGCGCTCCGCGCAGACGGGACCGTTCAAAGCTGGGGCTTTAATGGCGCTGGGCAATTGGGGGATGGCACGACCATGACCCACCACACTCCGTTCACGGTGACGGGCCTCTCCAACGTGGTGAGCCTCGCTGGGGGTGGCAATCACAGTCTGGCGCTCCGGGCGGATGGGACCGTTCAAAGCTGGGGCGGGAATAACTTTGGGCAACTCGGGGACGGGACCACCACTACGCGGGGCACGCCGGTTGCCGTCAGCGGCCTGAACGCGATCACAAGTATTGCTGCAGGCGCCGGGCACAGTCTGGGGCTCCGGGCGGATGGGACCGTTCAGAGTTGGGGCCAGAACACCGTCGGACAACTCGGGGACGGGACGACCACGAACCGCAACACCCCTGTCACGGTCAGCAGCCTGAACGGGATCGCGAGCGTCTCTGCAGGTGGCTATAGTTTGGCGTTGAGGATGGATGGGACCGTCCAAAGCTGGGCGTTGAACTCCCAAGGGCAACTGGGTGATGGCACGAGCACGAACCGCAACACCCCCGTCACGGTCAGCGGCCTGAGCGGGATCACGAGCGTCTCTGCGGGCGCCTACCACACTTTGGCCTTGATGGCGAATGGAATTATCCAAAGCTCGGGGTTGAACAGCTCTGGGCAGTTAGGGGACGGGAGCACCACCTCGCGGCTGACGTCTGGCCCCGTGGGCGGTCTGAGCGGGGTTGCGCAGCCGACACCCTGATCAGCATGGGCGGGCGCGGTTCTCCCGACGTGGGCCCCAAGCTGCATGACCCACAACGTCGGCAAGGGGGCGATGGATCCCTTGCCGCGCTCAAGGAGGCACCTGCCACCTTCCCGCTGACAGCGCACCTCTCCATGCAGCACACTGTTGCCATGACCAAACCCGCGAAGAAGGCCGCCCCCAAGACGAACGCTGCTCCGGAGCCCAAGGCCGCCCCCGAGAAGAAGACTGCCGCTGCCCCTGCACCCGCCCCGGCCACCCCGGCCGAGAAGGGCAAGCTCGCCAAAGCCGAACTCACTGAGCAGATTGCCCAGCACACCGGCCTCTCCCGCAAGCAGGCGAACGAGGCCTTCGATGCCATGGTCGAGGTCCTGGTCGATACCCTCAAGAGTGGCAAGAGCGTCGGCCTCCCCGGCCTTGGGACCCTCAGCGTCAAGGAGACCGCCGCCCGCACCGGCGTACGCCCCGGAACCAGCGACAAGATTCAGATCCCCGCTGGGAAGAAGGTCGCCTTCAAAGTCGCCGCGAGCCTCAAAGGCACCCTCTAACTTCCCCACACTTCAGGAGGCCTCCGGGCCTCTTTTTCTTTTCCCGCACGCCCGGCCCAGCAGAGCCGCCCACACGCTCACGGGCGTGTCGTCTTGCCTGGTGAGGCACAGATTCACGTGGGTCTTTTTCCTGAATCCATTCGGACGGGCAGCTCTGTCCAACAGCTGGCGTGCGCTTGCGCCAAGGCGTCGCGCAGTTCAGGCCCAAGAAAAAACTCCGGAAGAAGTACGCCGGTCGAATCGTCCGGAGGGACACTCACCCTCCAGCGACCGGCGTACTCCCTCCTCGGAGGACTCCCCCTAGTTCTTTGCCGAGAGAATGGACCACTCCCCTCAGGCTCTCTCTCTGATCCACGGAGGAGGTGACGCCCAAGCCCCACCCCTGCGCCAGCTTCAGGGCATCGGCTGCACCGCCCGCCATCCAATACTGGCAGGGGTGTTCCGTTGCGCTTTGTAATCCCCGAGCTGCACATAAAAGTTATCGCCCCAAGTC
This genomic window from Deinococcus sp. Leaf326 contains:
- a CDS encoding HU family DNA-binding protein produces the protein MTKPAKKAAPKTNAAPEPKAAPEKKTAAAPAPAPATPAEKGKLAKAELTEQIAQHTGLSRKQANEAFDAMVEVLVDTLKSGKSVGLPGLGTLSVKETAARTGVRPGTSDKIQIPAGKKVAFKVAASLKGTL